The Paenibacillus pabuli DNA segment GGGAATGCTTCATTCAACCGTTCCACTTCTTCGCTTGTTAAAACCATATCCATCGCTGCGGCATTCTCTGCCACATGAGACAACTGTACAGCTTTGGGAATCGCAAGCACATCCCCATCCCGGATAACCCAGGACAATGCGATCTGTGATGTGCTCACTCCATGTTCTGCAGCAATGTCGCGAATGACCGGATGCTCCAGCAGCTCGGTACGCAGCCTGCCTCCCTGAGCGAGCGGGCAGTACGCCATTACGGGAACATGCTTTTCCCGGAGCCAGGGCAGCAGATCCGTCTCAATGCCGCGCGAAGCCGCATGATACAATACCTGATTCACGGCGCAATGCTGGCCAGCTGGAACGTCCCATAACTCCTGCATATCCTCTGTGTCCAGATTGGATACGCCCCAACGCATGATTTTACCCGCTTGTTTCAGCTCTTCCAACGCTTGAACCGTTTCTTCCAGCGGTACGTTTCCACGCCAATGCAGCAAATATAGATCCAACCGGTCTGTCCCCAGACGCCGGAGACTGTTCTCACAGGCGGTAAGCATCTGCTTGCGATCTGCATGGTGCGGATAGACCTTGGAGACCAGAAAAACATCATCCCGGCAGTCCGCTATCGCTTCTCCGGTGACTTCTTCCGCCCCGCCTTCAGCATACATCTCTGCCGTATCAATCACCGTCATGCCAAGTTCAATCCCGTTACGCAATGCTCGTACCTCTTGTGCACGAGCTGTACGGTTTACTCCCATGTACCATGTACCTTGTCCTATTGCAGGCAGCGCCGTACCGTCAGGGAGCTGAACTGTACGCATCTTCTCTCCGTGTATCGCCACTTTGCATTCCTCCTATTCTATGTAGTATTTTCGATCTTATGAATTGTCGTCTTGGCCCGGCTTGTAGGCTTCACTCGCCCGCTTCCACCGTCCAACCATCATCATATACAGCTGTTCCAGCGGCAGCGACAGACTGCTCTGGGCAATACTCACCGTAGCATCCACCATCTGTGTATTCACGGTCATCTGCTTGCGTTTCACTCCAGTCTGACGATCCAGGAAGGCTTGCTCATCCCATAGTTTAACCCCGATCATGGGCTGCCCCATCAACTCATACATAAAAATGTTCTCTACATCTCTCCACGGGATGAAGCCTCCCGACGTATACGAGGAGGAGTCCACGAATCCTTGCTCATTGACGACAAAGGAAGGTTCCTTCTTCATGATCTTCACCAGGCTGTATCCGAGACAAAGTCCAAAAAACAGGACGGAGACCAGACCCACCACCGCGGAAATTACGGAATCCCCTGTATTGGAAGAATCACTGAACATCAAAAAAAATCCGGCCGCCACAAAAAGCGCAGCTCCTAACGCAAGCCATCCCATTCGTTTACGGCTCGGATATTCCACATGCTGTTGGTCATAGGATGTCGACAATCTCGTGCTCCTCCTTTAATTTGAACGAAATATGCAATGATTTATATCTTCTATATATGATTCGTAACGTTTGCAGCAAAGCAGAAAATACATAGGTCATTAACCAAAACAAACAAATTTCAAACAGCACAATCAGGCTCTAATCCATCTCGTTCCTGACAATTCAACCTTTAGGATTCGCCATACGTTCAGCAATTCCTTCTGGGCACAACATATGCAGAGCAGCAATCTTCATTTATGCAGAAGCATGTTGTCCTCCCCCCTGCTTTCCTTTAATATAAATGGAAAGGTTAGGAAATTACATTTGTGAATTCAAGGTGGGAGGACAATCAATGAACAGTCTGCGTGGCATCACATCGGAAGATCTTTTTGAGATTACATGGGTGAATGATCCAACCCCGTCTCCTGGAGGCGGACAGCTGGTATATGTAAGCCGGAAGACGAACGACAAACGGGACAGTTATTCTTCTCACCTGAGACTTCTGAATCTGGAGAGTCAGAAGGACCGGGCATTTACCTCCGGTGACAAGGATCACTCGCCCTCCTGGTCGCCGGACGGGTCACAGCTTGCCTTTTTACGGGAGCATGAGGGAAAAACACAAGTCTGGATCATTGCCGCAGATGGCGGAGAAGCACGACAAGTCAGCCAGTTGAAGCATGGAGCAAGCTCCCTCATCTGGTCTCCGGATTGCCAGGCGTTACTTGTGAAATCCTCTGTCGATATGCACAGTGAAGCTGAAGACGAATCCAATTCAGACAACAAACTGCCGCAAGAACTTGTTGTTGACCGAATTCGTATGAAATCGGACGGCGGAGGATTATGGAATGGCAGACGCACTCACCTCTTCCGCATCTCGGTTGACGGCGGTGAAGCCACTCCAGTTACCTCTGGTCATTTCGACGTCGGTGATTATGCATGGTCACCTGACGGAGCGGCCATTGCCTGGATTGCCCAGCTGCCGGAAGCAGGCGAGGAGCATAACGATTATGCACTGACCAATCATGTGTACCGCGCAAAACCAGATGGGTCTGACATACAGCAGCTGACTCCGGAAGGGTTCACCTTCAGCCGATTGGCTTATGCACCGGATGGACAATCTCTCGCCCTGCTTGCCAGTGATCGCTCTTACGGAAATGCCACTCTGGTGAAGCTCTATACACTCCCGATCTCGGGCGGTCAACCTCTGTGCCTGACCCGTGACTGGGACGTACAGATGAATCATAGTATCGTTGGAGATATGCGTGCCCACCTGACAACAACGGGGCCAATATTTACTCGTGACGGCTCTTCCATTCTCTGTCTGGCAACCGTTCATGGCAGCGTCCGAATCGCACGCGTTGCGCTGGATGGCAGTCAAGCGGAGTATGTATTGCCTGCGGAGAAAGAGTTTTATCAGTTTGCGGAACTGGAGAATGGTGACATTGTAGCGGCCGCTGCTGACACGCAAAGCCCAGGAGATCTCTTTTGGTATCCCAATCCGGATGATCACGGAGCCGAGTCCATCCAGCTGACTCGCAGCAATCCCCAGCTGCAGGGAGAAATCCGGCTCAGCGTACCGGAAACGTTCTGGTTTGATACCTCGGATGGGCTTCAGCTGCAGGGATGGATCATGAAACCAATCGGCATGGTAGACGGTGTCAAAATCCCAACCATTCTTGAGATTCATGGCGGTCCTCACATGATGTATGGCTTTACCTTTATGCATGAATTCCAGATGCTTGCTGCGCAGGGCTATGCCGTCGTATATACCAACCCGCGTGGTGGATTGGGTTATGGACAACAATTCGTGAATGCCTGTCGTGGTGACTATGGCGGTGGCGATTACCGCGACCTTATGGAGACCGTTGATTATGCCTTGTCCACCTATGAGTTCATTGATGAAAGCCGCTTGGGCGTCACCGGAGGCAGTTATGGGGGCTTCATGACCAACTGGATTGTTGGACATACAGACCGGTTCAAGGCAGCCGTCACGCAGCGATCTATCTCCAACTGGCTCTCTTTTTACGGTGTCAGCGACATTGGATATTTTTTCACCGAAGATCAGATTGGCGGCAATGCATGGGAGGATACGGAACTGTTATGGAAGCACTCCCCTCTGGCTTATGTAGGGAATATAAACACGCCCCTGCTGATCCTGCATGGTGAACAGGACCTTCGTTGTCCAATTGAACAAGCTGAGCAATTGTATATTGCCCTGAAGCGACGCAGACAAACGACCCGCCTCGTTCGTTTCCCTGGGGCTAATCATGAACTTTCCAGAGGCGGTCACCCGCATCTGAGAGTGAGACGACTTGAGCACATTGCCGGATGGTTCAACGAGCACTTATAAGTTATTCATGGGACAAGCCAAGTAGAGATATAACCATCGCAGGAAGGAAGTCATCGGGAAGATGGCGCTGCGATGGTTTTTTTATTTGTGTGAACTAAGCCTATTAGCCAAACAGCAGCTTTTATATAACGGTTAGAGTTGAAAGAGATCAAAAGACTACATAGGTCAGCATTGAAGTAAATGCTCAGTTGAATAAACCCAAGGAATTTGGACCATACCGTAGGGAGTTTAGAATCAGGTCAAGAGTTGCGAAAATAACGAATATATTAGATAATTATCTGTCGATTGTGGTCGAATGAACGGATTAGAAGGGGGAACCTAATGATGAAGAAAAACACATTTGATGAGCCGATTAATCGTCTCTCTACCGGTTCGGAAAAATGGGACGCACTTGAGGAAATCTTTGGCGTGGCGGATGCGCTCCCTATGTGGGTGGCTGATATGGACTTTGCCGCACCACCATCCGTTATCGAGGCATTGCAGGCACGGATGGAACATGGCATTTTCGGTTACACCATGCGTACGGATGCATATCACGAAGCACTAAGAGGATGGATGGAACGACGCCACAACTGGAACATCAACGATGATTGGGTTGTGTTTACACCTGGGATCGTTCCAGCCCTAAGCATTGCCGTTCAACGTTTTACGGCACCGGGTGATGCTGTTGTGATTCAAACTCCAGTTTACGCCCCCTTCTACGAAGTGGTACGTGGCCAGGACAGAGAATTGATGACCAATCCCCTCCGTTTCGAAGACGGACGCTATTCCATGGATCTGGATCATCTGGAATCCTGCCTGCAGACAGGCCGGGTGAAGATGCTCATCCTCTGCAGCCCTCATAATCCTGTTGGACGTGTATGGTCTCGGGATGAGCTTGAAGGCCTTGCTGCCCTGTGCGTGCAATATAATGTACTTGTGGTGTCGGATGAAATTCATGCCGATCTTGTACACCAACGCGGCACGCATACTCCGCTGTCCCAGATCTCGGAGGCCATCGCTGACCTAAGTATCATCTGCACGGCACCAAGCAAAACATTCAATATTCCCGGCCTATGCACCTCCAATATCATCATTCCGAACGCCTCCTTGCGTGCATCCTTTGCCCAGGGCGTCAAAACGATGGGCCTCGCCAGCATCAGCACACTGGGCGCCATTGCAGCCGAGGCTGCTTACAACGGAGCCGAACAATGGCTGGACGACTGCCTTGCCTATATTCGGGGAAACATGGAATACGTTCAGGAGTATGCGGCGAAGCACATGCCTGATGTAGGCATAGATTTGCCTGAAGCGACTTATCTGCTCTGGATGGACTTCAGCAAGCTGGGTGTTCCCCAGGAAGAACTTGTACGGCTGCTCCTGAACGAAGCAGGTCTTGCCTTTAACGACGGTACCGCATTCGGACCGGAAGGCACGGGATACATGCGGATGAATGTCGCCTGTCCACGGTCCACCGTTGAAGAAGCCATGCGCAGATTATCCCTGATGGTGAATCAATTGAACAAACAAAACTAATGCCTATAAAATAAGCCATCTTCCTCGATCAAGTCGAAGGAAGATGGCTTTTCTTATCATTACAGCTAGGTTACAGGCATGGGAATGATTCGGTCACTGAGTCTATTCAGCAGGTCCAGGTCATGACTGATCACAAGCAGCCCCAAATTACGCTGTCGCGCCGTTGTCATTACGGTATGCCAGATCTGGGCTTGCGTGATGGCATCCAGCATCGTTGTCATCTCATCCGCAATCAGGTAACGTGTTTCCTTGCCCAGTGCGCGGGCCACGCAGAAGCGCTGCAGCTCTCCACCAGACAATTCATCCGGTCTGCGATCCAGCCACTCAGGCTGAATGCCGAGAGCATTCAGAATGGGATGTTCCGCCATCTCGGCTTCATGTAACACACGTCGCATTCGCCAGCGTGGGTTGACTGCTTTTTCCGGGTGCTGAAATACAAGTTGAACCGGACAGACTCCAGCTCGGGGAAGCGGCTTCCCGTCCATCAGCACTTCTCCTGCCATTGGTTCTGCATACCCTGCCAGGATGCGTCCCAGGCTCGTTTTGCCAGATCCACTGGGTCCCCACAATCCTACAACTTCTCCCTGCTCCAGCTTCAGGTTCATATCCCGAAATATCCAATGGTTTTTGTCGTATCCATAGCTGACATTCCGTGCTTCAAGTGGCATGAATGCACCTCACTTCTCCGCCTCGCAGCTTCCTCAATTCAGGATGTTGATCTGTACACGCAGGGGTCGCAGCAGTACAGCGGGGTGCAAACGGGCAACCGCTTCCCCTCCGCTGATTCGCTAGTGGCTGAGAGCCCGGGATGGGCTGGAAGCCATTTTGCGGTAAAGCATTCCACAGTGCACGTGTATAAGGATGTCTCAATCCATCTCCTGTGTTCGTAAAATCCGCGACCTGTGCGATCTCCACACAGGAACCGGCATAGAATACAGCGATACGATCTGCTGCAGTCAGTGCCGAGGCAATGTCATGGGTAATCCACAGGATGCCTGCCCCCCGGTCAGCCATGTCCCGGAATTGCTTCATTGTGTCTGCCAGCACTTCGGGATGGATTCCCGGTGTCGGCTCATCTGCAATAATCAGCTTGGGCTCACCGGAAGTCGCCGTTGCCATGAGTACCCGCCGTGCCATGCCTCCGGAGAGCTCATATGGATACTTCTTGCTGGTTCCCTTGGGCAATTGATAGCGATCCGTAAGTTCCCTCTCAGCCTTATGCATCTGTAACCTGGAGGATTCCCGGCGCTCACCCGACTTCCGGTGAACTGGCTGAACCTGCTTACCTACCTTGAGCAGCGGGTCCAGGTGAGTAACCGATTGAGGGATGTACACCAGTTCATCTCCGCGCAGACGAAGCTGCCGCTCTCTCGTCAGCGGTTCTTCAGCATAACAGATCTGTCCCTCAAGCCTGGCACTGGCAGGAAGGATGCCCATAATCGCTTGTGCCAGCACGCTTTTGCCCGATCCACTTGCACCTACGACAGCTACAATCTCGCCTTCGTTCACGGTCAGATCCAGATCCTGAATGACCTCGCTCTCCTCATGTGCAAACCAGCCACGAGCTCGTCTAAATGAAACGGAGACCCCTTTTACTTCAAGAAGAGCCATGGTTATCCTCCCTCCCTTGAACTACCTGTCCCTGTCAACACTTTCAAACTGTTCCCGAGCACATCAAAGGCACGAACGACCAATAACAGCGCCAGCCCCGGGAAAAAAGCAAGCCACCACATGCCTGCGGACAGATATCTCATCGACTCTGACAAAATAATCCCAATGGCCGGTTGCTGCGGCGACAGCCCAAGCCCCAGAAATGTAATTGCAGCTTCATGCAGAATGGCATGAGGGAAGATCAGCAATGTACCCACGAACAACTGTGGAACCAAGTGAGGAAGCATGTGCTGTACAGCAATCCGAAACCGGGATTGGCCCAGCCTGCGGGAAATATGAATAAATTCTGCCGATTTCAGCTGAATCATCTCCGCACGAACAATCCGGGCCAGATTCGGCCAGTGAGTCAGGGCGATGGCAGTCGCCACACCAGGCAGGCCTCCACCGAAGACAAAGGCCAGCATCACGAGCGACACCAGATGAGGCACACTCAGGAACAGATCGATTAGCCATGAAACCACCCTGTCGGCAAGCTTGCCTGAAGCAGCGATCAATCCCAGCACTAGCGCCACGATCCCTCCTCCGCACGCGGCAAGCAAACCAACCTGAATGCTGGTCGTCAATCCCTTCAGCGTACGCATGAACATGTCCCGTCCCAACCAGTCCGTGCCGAAGGGATGTACCCATACCGGGGCCAAATTCCGGTCTCTCAACGAAGTTAGCGTGGATTCTGCGGGGAGTACGAACCCAGCCAGCCATACGATAACAATCCAGCCGAGCGCCAAACTCCCCCAGATCAGGGCTCGTTTGCGCGGGTTGGCATAGCTCCGCTGCTTCTCGAAACGAGAACGCCCAGAAGATAATCCAGCTTGACGCCTCCACGGGTTACCGTGATTCCGCTTCTCCGTTTCTTCAGATCTCCCTGACCGCAGCCGCGGCACAGTACGAATGGGTCTGGAGGACTGCTCCATTTCCTGCTTCATGTTAACAGTTCCTCCTTCATCCGCGGATCAATGAACCGATAGAGAATGTCTGCCAGCAGATTGCCGGTAAAAACAAAGATCGTACTGCACAGTACAAGTCCGAGCAGCAGCGGCACATCCCCTCGCAGTCCAGCCTGAACGGTGGCCTGTCCCAGGCCAGGATAAGAAAATACCTGTTCTGCAAGAACAGCTCCTCCAAACAGTTCACTAAATGAAGCAAACTGCAGCGTTAACGCAGGCAGCACGACATGTCTGAACCCATGCCTGCGGAACAGCTGCACGCCTCGTTCGCCCCTAGCTCTGGCGAAGAGTATATAGTCCGAATCCAGCACATCCAGCAGCTTCTGGCGGGTATGCAGGGCAATGGCTGCCACACCGGTCAGACTCAGGGTTAATGCAGGAAGAACCATATGTATGGCTCGATCTGTCCATGTGACCTGATCGGCTGCCATCCCTGCGGGAACCCCCAGGCCAACTGGAAGCCAGCCCAGCCACACGCCGAACAGCATGAGCAGCAGCAAGGCCATCCAGAATACCGGAGTGGAAGCCAGCGTATAGCAATACCAACAGATCAAGCGATCCAGCAAGGATTCCCGTTTCATTGCTGCGACTACACCCAGACTGAAGCCAATCAGTCCGGATAAAATCCATGCCACCGCCATAAGCGCAACAGAATTCAGGAATCGTTCCTGAATGATATCCGCAACCGGCTGCCTGTAGATCATCGACGTTCCCAGATCACCCTGGAGCAGCGCCTGTCCCCAGTTGAATAGACGCTGGGCAGGCGGGTCATTCAATCCCCACCGTTCTTCAATAAGACTTCGCTGCTCGGCGCTCACTCTGATCATGTCTCCCCCGATGTAGGCCTCAATCGGGTCCACAGGCGAGAACTGCATCAATATAAAAGCCACCACGCTGACTCCTGCCAACAGCGATAGGAGTCGCAGCAGCTTCACTCCAACAAACCTTCCCCATTCAAGAATGCCTGTCATACCATCTCTCCTCAATGTCGGTCAGAACTCGCACTATATTGCCTACTTCGAGTTATCATCCCAGGACCATTCCTCCAGATTGGATGTCACCGGCCAGCCATGTCCATGTGGGTGAATCTGTTGTTCACCAATGTTCAAGCCATCCTTCACCAGATACAGGTGATCAATATTGACCAGCCATGCCCAAGGGGCGTCGCCCTGATAACTGAATCCCGTCGTCCCGTCCCACTCTGCCTTCTGCCAGAACGGAAGGGCTTCCCCTTCACTCGTAGCTTGGAGAGCCTGCTGCATCCAGCTATCCACCGCCGGGTTGGAATACAGCCCCACATTGTAGTATCCCTCCCCCTTGTGCGTGCTGCTGTACAGATTGTAGGTTTCCAGCGGGTCATGACTTCCCCATCCGAATAACACGGCATTGGCGTAAGCCTGCTTTTTCGTCTCTTCACGGCTCTTGCCTTCCACATTGATTTTGATGCCAGCCTGGGCGGCCATATCCGCTGCAGCAAGGGCAATGGATTGTCTGGTCAGATCTCCTGCAAAATAGAGCAGGTTGAACTCGGCGTCCATACCGTTTTTCTCCACCACGCCATCACCGTCTGTATCTGTCCAGCCGCCAGCCGTCAGTATCCGCTGCGCTTCTTGAACATCCGCATCTGCGAATACAGCCTCCGGATTGCCCCAAGGCAGATCATCACTGACCGAATAGGCAGGACGACCATGACCCTCCAGCACGCCTTCAACCAATGCATTACGGTCAATGGCTACGTTCACCGCTTGGCGGATAGCAAGGTCGGACGTCACATCGTTCCCAGCAGGGAAACCATCAGCGGAAGTACCGCCCGCAGGCTGCATTGGGAACATGATTCCCCGGTTATCCACGGTTTTGACCGATTCCAGCGTCATGCCGCTTACCTCCTGCTTGCTGAATGCGGCGGGAATGGCTGCAATGTCAACTGATCCCGCTTGGGCTGCCGCAAAGGCTGCATCCTCGTCCAGGTAGAGAAATGTCAGTTTGCGGAATGCAGACTTTTGACCGTAGTATTGCTCGTTTGCTTCTACAATCGCCTGTTGTCCCTTATCCCACTGCACCAGCTTGTACGGACCGGAGCCGACAGGATGCTCAGCATAATCGGAGCCATAGGCATGTTCAGGCACAATTCCAAGTGTAGTCAGGATACTGATAAACGTGGACTGCGGAGACTTCAATGTAAACACGACCGTTGTTGAATCGGGAGCCTGCACTTCGGCCATATTCGTCAAATCGATAACCGATCCGCTGCTGGCCGCTGTTTCAAATGTGAACTTAACATCTTCCGCCGTCAGCGGTTCACCATCCGAGAACTTCACGTCATCCCGCAGGGAAATGGTCCATGTGAGCCCGTCTTCACTAACGGAATGGTCCGTTGCCAGGTCATTGACCAGATGCAGCTTGGCATCTCTTTTCAGTAGAGTACTCTGGAAAAGCGGCGAGCCGTACTGCCCCCAGCCTGTTGTCGGATCAAACCCGCCTTCCGGCTCTGTCCCTACCGCAAGCACCAGCTCATCCCTCGGGTGAGAAGCTGCAAGTGCCTGGCTCTCTTGAACCGATGAAGCACCTTGCGTACATCCTGCGAGTCCAACTGCACACAACAGCAAAAGACTAAGCCCTGCCTGACTTGAACGTTTTCTCCATGAAATTCCGTGCATGTTTCCCTTTTCCCCCTTTTGAAATTGACCACTTGCTCTCCTCTAGAAGGTGCAGCAATCCTCCCACCAGATTCGTTCCAGTTCATATTCGTGTTACTATTTTTAGCAATTGTAGCACAATAACAAAATTACGTGTCAATAAAGTTAACTTCAGAATCCATATATTTTCATTTATAAAGATGTTCAGAAGAATTGGACTGGAATTATTGAATTTCACAAATCAATAAGTAAGAATAGATGACAACAGAAAAAGACTGTTGGTGATGAACCAGCAGTCTAACTGAATAAGGATATGAAGTTACAGGATGAAGAGCTATATAAATAGGACCTCAATCATAAGCTTACCAAATGGCATACTCTCAAAACGTGGGCTATGAAATTGTGAATAACTACTTTGTTGACTTCTCTGCGGATACACTTAATGCACTTATTGAACCAAATACCCAAACAAAAGCTAAAAGATAAATCAATTTAACTTGGGTATCTTCGTGAAAAATCAGAATACAGAAGAATAGGATAACTCCTGCAATCATTTGAATAGACATCATTGATCTTCTGAAGTAGATTGGAGCGAAAAAACATATTATACCCGCTAGAAAAATAAACGGTTCTTCAGCCATGTGCCTGCACTCCCTTACTTTTTATGAGAAAGACCTCTATTACCATATCATGGAGTTGAAGAATGGAAATATGGAAACAAGTTACCACGCTCAACTGCTTGTTAGTTCAACCGGCAGCCGCTCAATTTTAAACCCCCTCCAAAAAATATCTGCAAACTCACTTATTTTTGTACAATGGATTCTGTCTATTATTATGATAATATAACAAGGTAATATGTTCCAGATCATGGTATATTTCTATTATTAAATCATATAAGGAGAGCGCCAAGAATCATACATAGTTGAGATCAACGAAATCAGAGAATGAATCCAAATACTAAATTTTTAAGGAGTTTACTATGCCTAATCAATTCGTAAAAAGTCTAATCGTATTGTGTTTGATGATTTTAGTAATACCAACCACAACCATTTTGGCAGCTTCAGTCGTTAAGGATCCAGTGTTGGCACAAGTCATTCGAGCAGATCTGAAGCTATCGGGTAAAAAAGAACTGAAAGCAAGCCATCTAAAAAAATTAAAATCCTTGTATTCAATGGATGGAAAAAGTAAGATTTCAAGTCTGCAAGGACTTGAATATGCAGTTAACGTAGTGGAATTAGTCCTACCCGGCCATAAAATCAAAAATATAAAACCAATTTCCAAGCTGACAAAAATAAACCTATTGGCTTTAGACGGAAATCAAATTACAGATCTATCTCCACTTTCAGGATTACGCAATTTGGAAAGTTTATTGATTAGCGATAACCAAATAAGAAGTCTAGAACCTTTGAAAAATTTACGCCATCTTACAAGTTTGCTTGCCAGCGGGAATCAGGTATCGGACTTAAGGCCCCTTCAGAAGACGAATCTTGAATGGATCATTATGGACCATAATCGGATTCAGGATTTGACACCATTAAAGAACCATCCAACTTTACAATATCTTTATCTGCAAGATAACCTCATTCAGGATATTGCTGTGCTTGAAACGATTCCTCATTTAACCGAGGTATATCTAGGCAATAACCCGCTGAATGAGCATGCGGAGCAGGTCGTAAAAAATTTAGAGAAGAACGGAGTCATTGTAAGCCTGGAGATCAATGAAGCAGATGAATCTTAATAAATCACATACAGCACAAATAAGGCCGTTATATATTAACGACCTTATTTTTGTATGGCAAAATCAACTTAAGTCAGACGAGCGTATTTCCACTCGTTATTGCAGCTCTTCACTACCTCCTCAATCAAGGGAAAATTCGACTACCGATTGTTCGTTAGTCCAGTGCAAACAAAAAAATAAAAAAAGAACCGAACCTTTTTCTGAAAGAGAGACAATATAGTGTGTAAGCTGCTTACTCAGGAGGGCCCTCTGAATGGAAAGTGAATATATGTATCAATTACTCACAAAAATGAAAGATGGTGATCAACAGGCGTTTCACACGATGTATGATGCCACTTATCAGGACGTCTATCGGACCGTTACCTTTCTGGTGGATCATCAGCAGGATCGGGAAGATGTCATGAATGAGATTTATATGCAAATGTGGACCTCACTGGCCAACTACGATACGAGTAGACCTTTTCACTTCTGGTTGCACGGCTTGGTGATCCGTCAAGTGCAGAGATTTCGGGTCAAGAGCTGGCGGAGATTCCGAATTTTTGAACGCATCTGTTCCTTCTCTCGGGAAGAACCTCATTGGGATCAACCTTCTGTGTTGACGAGTGGGACGAACGACATGATATCGCAGGCCATTAAGAAACTGACCGACAAACAGCGAACGGTGATTATCCTCCGCTTTTTTCATGACTATACGCTCGAGGAAACTGCGACTTTGCTCGATATTCCATTGGGAACAGTCAAGTCGAGATATCATGCTGGCCTGCAGGCGCTTCGAAAAAACATTTGGAATCTCCCCCCAGAAAGGATGGAAAAGATCAATGACTATTGAACGCAAAATCCGTGAACATCTGCACAAAGAAGCCGAAACGGTGGAGTGCCCACCGGCCATTTCCAATCGAATAGAACAATTCTATTCTCAATATTTGCAACAAAAAAGGAGCGGAAGACCCATGAAAAAACGTTTAATTGGTGGAATTGTTGCTGTTGCTATTTTGATTCCAAGTGCAGCATTTGCTGCACCTACCTTGATTGATATGCTTACCAGAACACCATTAACTACTGAGCAAGTCAAGGCGGATGAGTTTGGCAAAGCAGCACTTGAGAAACTGTACAGCGCATTTCCCGAAACAAAAGCGTTTGAGATCATCGATGCAAGCAACGTTCAAGGTGTTCAAACAAGCATCATCCTGCAGGAGAAGGGAGGGACCGGCAAAAAAATTACACTTCATACAAACGGTATTACCGGTGCGATTGAACACGTGATTCAAGAGAATTGGGAGCCTAAGGAGAAGCCGCTCACTGCTCTTACCGATCAGGAAATCATATCGAAGGTAGATTCTCTCATTGATAAATTGTATGGTAACATCGAACAGTACGAGTTTTCTATGGAGCAAATGGAGAACTCGAATCAAAAAACATTTATATTGAATTACAGCAAAAAAGGATCAACAACACCGTTCTACCAGGTATTTGTTCAGGGCAATTCCATCAGTGTTTCTCTGATCGGAGTTGAGACTACACCGCCAAACAAGGTAGAAGGTTTCTTCTCTACAAATGGTAAACCAGATTATTTTGC contains these protein-coding regions:
- a CDS encoding MalY/PatB family protein, yielding MMKKNTFDEPINRLSTGSEKWDALEEIFGVADALPMWVADMDFAAPPSVIEALQARMEHGIFGYTMRTDAYHEALRGWMERRHNWNINDDWVVFTPGIVPALSIAVQRFTAPGDAVVIQTPVYAPFYEVVRGQDRELMTNPLRFEDGRYSMDLDHLESCLQTGRVKMLILCSPHNPVGRVWSRDELEGLAALCVQYNVLVVSDEIHADLVHQRGTHTPLSQISEAIADLSIICTAPSKTFNIPGLCTSNIIIPNASLRASFAQGVKTMGLASISTLGAIAAEAAYNGAEQWLDDCLAYIRGNMEYVQEYAAKHMPDVGIDLPEATYLLWMDFSKLGVPQEELVRLLLNEAGLAFNDGTAFGPEGTGYMRMNVACPRSTVEEAMRRLSLMVNQLNKQN
- a CDS encoding aldo/keto reductase, translating into MHGEKMRTVQLPDGTALPAIGQGTWYMGVNRTARAQEVRALRNGIELGMTVIDTAEMYAEGGAEEVTGEAIADCRDDVFLVSKVYPHHADRKQMLTACENSLRRLGTDRLDLYLLHWRGNVPLEETVQALEELKQAGKIMRWGVSNLDTEDMQELWDVPAGQHCAVNQVLYHAASRGIETDLLPWLREKHVPVMAYCPLAQGGRLRTELLEHPVIRDIAAEHGVSTSQIALSWVIRDGDVLAIPKAVQLSHVAENAAAMDMVLTSEEVERLNEAFPAPEGKVPLDVV
- a CDS encoding ABC transporter ATP-binding protein, producing the protein MPLEARNVSYGYDKNHWIFRDMNLKLEQGEVVGLWGPSGSGKTSLGRILAGYAEPMAGEVLMDGKPLPRAGVCPVQLVFQHPEKAVNPRWRMRRVLHEAEMAEHPILNALGIQPEWLDRRPDELSGGELQRFCVARALGKETRYLIADEMTTMLDAITQAQIWHTVMTTARQRNLGLLVISHDLDLLNRLSDRIIPMPVT
- a CDS encoding S9 family peptidase; its protein translation is MNSLRGITSEDLFEITWVNDPTPSPGGGQLVYVSRKTNDKRDSYSSHLRLLNLESQKDRAFTSGDKDHSPSWSPDGSQLAFLREHEGKTQVWIIAADGGEARQVSQLKHGASSLIWSPDCQALLVKSSVDMHSEAEDESNSDNKLPQELVVDRIRMKSDGGGLWNGRRTHLFRISVDGGEATPVTSGHFDVGDYAWSPDGAAIAWIAQLPEAGEEHNDYALTNHVYRAKPDGSDIQQLTPEGFTFSRLAYAPDGQSLALLASDRSYGNATLVKLYTLPISGGQPLCLTRDWDVQMNHSIVGDMRAHLTTTGPIFTRDGSSILCLATVHGSVRIARVALDGSQAEYVLPAEKEFYQFAELENGDIVAAAADTQSPGDLFWYPNPDDHGAESIQLTRSNPQLQGEIRLSVPETFWFDTSDGLQLQGWIMKPIGMVDGVKIPTILEIHGGPHMMYGFTFMHEFQMLAAQGYAVVYTNPRGGLGYGQQFVNACRGDYGGGDYRDLMETVDYALSTYEFIDESRLGVTGGSYGGFMTNWIVGHTDRFKAAVTQRSISNWLSFYGVSDIGYFFTEDQIGGNAWEDTELLWKHSPLAYVGNINTPLLILHGEQDLRCPIEQAEQLYIALKRRRQTTRLVRFPGANHELSRGGHPHLRVRRLEHIAGWFNEHL
- a CDS encoding STM3941 family protein, with protein sequence MSTSYDQQHVEYPSRKRMGWLALGAALFVAAGFFLMFSDSSNTGDSVISAVVGLVSVLFFGLCLGYSLVKIMKKEPSFVVNEQGFVDSSSYTSGGFIPWRDVENIFMYELMGQPMIGVKLWDEQAFLDRQTGVKRKQMTVNTQMVDATVSIAQSSLSLPLEQLYMMMVGRWKRASEAYKPGQDDNS